The following are encoded together in the Phragmites australis chromosome 19, lpPhrAust1.1, whole genome shotgun sequence genome:
- the LOC133901049 gene encoding putative pentatricopeptide repeat-containing protein At4g17915, whose translation MARTRAQLKLSTRLMNVGLAALCRGGSLSRAESVLVDAIRLGLPPDVVTYNTLLAAHCRAAGLDAGIAVVHRMREAGVSPDTVTYNSLIAGAARRGLPMRALDLFDEMLRTGIAPDAWSYNALMHCLFRSGHPEDAYRVFADMAEKGVTPCTTTYNTLLDGLFRAGHATNAYRMFRYLQRVGLPVGIVTYNTMINGLCRSGKVGYARMVLKELGRTEHAPNAVTYTTVMKCCFRYGRFEQGLETFLSLLEGGYISDAFPYCTVISALVKKGRMQEANTYCELMIQSGSRLDNACYNTLIYLRCQEGKLDDAFELLNMMEEGGLESDEYTFSILVNGLCKMGQIEAAEKQLWYMEMRGMQSNVVAYNSLIDTLCKSHEVDSAIRLLHSMKLKDDFSYTSLVHGLCKVGRYHMASKFLRICLHEGNNVLTSAKRAVIAGLRSAGFKNDLRKVRSALYMARLLRS comes from the coding sequence ATGGCCCGTACGCGGGCGCAGCTGAAGCTTTCGACTCGGCTGATGAACGTCGGGCTCGCCGCGCTCTGCCGCGGCGGCAGCCTCTCCCGCGCGGAGTCCGTCCTCGTCGACGCCATCCGCCTCGGCCTTCCCCCCGACGTCGTCACCTACAACACCCTCCTTGCTGCGCACTGCCGCGCCGCGGGCCTCGACGCCGGCATTGCCGTCGTGCACCGGATGCGGGAGGCCGGGGTGAGCCCCGATACCGTCACCTACAACTCCCTCATCGCGGGCGCGGCCCGCCGCGGGCTCCCGATGCGCGCCCTCGacctgttcgacgaaatgcTCCGGACCGGGATCGCCCCTGACGCGTGGAGCTACAACGCCCTCATGCATTGCCTGTTCCGGTCCGGCCACCCGGAGGACGCCTACCGGGTGTTCGCTGATATGGCCGAGAAGGGTGTCACGCCGTGCACCACGACGTACAACACGCTCCTTGATGGGCTGTTCAGGGCCGGCCATGCGACGAATGCGTACAGGATGTTCAGGTACCTGCAGAGGGTGGGGCTTCCCGTGGGCATTGTGACTTACAACACGATGATCAACGGGTTGTGCAGGTCAGGCAAGGTGGGCTATGCCCGCATGGTCCTAAAGGAGCTCGGGAGGACCGAGCATGCCCCGAACGCTGTCACGTACACGACGGTGATGAAATGCTGCTTTAGGTACGGTAGGTTTGAACAGGGGCTGGAGACCTTCTTGTCCCTGCTGGAAGGAGGGTACATTTCAGATGCCTTCCCGTACTGTACGGTGATCAGTGCGCTTGTCAAGAAGGGAAGGATGCAAGAAGCCAATACCTATTGTGAGCTCATGATACAAAGTGGTTCCAGGCTCGACAACGCATGCTACAACACGCTGATTTACCTGCGATGTCAAGAAGGGAAGCTGGATGATGCGTTTGAGCTGTTGAACATGATGGAAGAAGGTGGCCTGGAGAGTGATGAGTACACATTCTCAATTTTGGTTAATGGTCTTTGCAAGATGGGGCAAATCGAGGCCGCAGAGAAGCAGTTATGGTACATGGAGATGAGGGGCATGCAATCAAATGTGgtagcatataattccttgatTGACACACTCTGCAAATCCCATGAGGTGGATTCCGCAATCCGATTGCTGCATAGCATGAAGCTAAAAGATGATTTTTCTTACACATCACTAGTCCATGGTCTATGCAAAGTGGGTAGATACCATATGGCATCCAAATTCTTGCGGATCTGCTTGCATGAAGGGAATAACGTTCTCACATCTGCAAAGCGTGCTGTCATAGCTGGGCTACGTAGTGCAGGATTCAAAAATGATCTTAGGAAAGTTCGGTCAGCATTATATATGGCTAGGCTGTTACGGTCATAG
- the LOC133901048 gene encoding transcription factor GTE9-like translates to MITQACKKRRAVYISSESEDSEVEGSKLSQKSGVTSVSTCEHQSSYKNKIESMNASKIRLCRNILRKLMDHEHGLLFREPVDPVLYGIPDYFDIIRNPMDLGTVKKKLTNKQYVSTDEFAADVGLTFSNAMTYNPPGNYVHEVAKELNGIFNSEWESAERKYSEEHVQKAMKVIKARAAVDSKSVVAREPVSRSNSMPLVARGPVACSNSLAKKTLTDVISSKVKIKFSVRSSEQTSSKDMPFQSAGSREGSLNHSLPAGNREGSLNHSLPCTKESAKISRIRAPEHISDSIGNESRSCNDTSTSPLGSSGQGEESYLHDEPLSPSRALRAAMLRSRFAGTIVKAQQKALLDHGKNIDPVKLQLEKERLEKRQQEEKARIEAQVKAAEAAAQLKLEEEMRMKREQEREAARLALHMMKKTVDIDNSDFLKELENFSKTWQSTPPGKLIVDFVDGIDLPPGLGSPLERLGLFMKKDFEEEAEHEMEDSVSPSMDVDMEEGEISGVGSN, encoded by the exons ATGATCACACAAGCCTGTAAAAAGAGGAGGGCAGTTTATATAAGCAGTGAATCTGAAGATTCTGAGGTTGAGGGAAGCAAACTCTCCCAAAAATCTGGTGTGACATCAGTTTCTACATGCGAGCACCAATCATCCTATAAGAACAAGATTGAAAGTATGAATGCTAGCAAGATAAGGCTGTGCAGAAATATCTTAAGGAAGCTCATGGATCACGAACATGGTTTGCTTTTTCGCGAACCAGTTGATCCAGTGCTATACGGGATTCCGGATTACTTTGATATTATCCGCAACCCGATGGATTTGGGTACTGTTAAGAAGAAACTCACAAACAAACAGTATGTTAGCACCGATGAGTTTGCAGCAGATGTGGGGCTAACATTTTCAAATGCCATGACATATAATCCTCCAGGAAATTATGTACACGAAGTAGCAAAAGAATTGAATGGAATATTTAATTCAGAATGGGAATCAGCGGAAAGAAAATATAGCGAGGAACACGTGCAGAAAGCAATGAAGGTCATAAAAGCTCGAGCTGCTGTGGATTCAAAGTCTGTGGTTGCTAGAGAGCCGGTATCACGCTCAAATTCGATGCCTTTGGTTGCTAGAGGGCCAGTAGCTTGCTCAAATTCACTTGCAAAGAAGACACTGACAGATGTGATATCCTCCAAA gtaaaaattaaattttctGTGCGAAGCTCTGAGCAGACCTCTTCCAAAG ACATGCCTTTTCAATCAGCTGGTAGCAGAGAGGGATCATTAAATCATTCTCTCCCAGCTGGCAACAGAGAGGGATCTTTAAATCATTCTCTCCCTTGCACTAAG GAGAGTGCTAAAATATCGAGGATACGAGCACCTGAGCACATCTCCGACTCAATTG GAAATGAATCACGGTCTTGCAATGATACTTCTACTTCGCCTCTTGGTTCCTCCGGGCAAG GAGAGGAAAGCTATTTACACGATGAACCTTTATCACCAAGCAGAGCCCTTCGTGCAGCAATGCTCAGGAGTCGTTTTGCTGGGACTATTGTGAAGGCGCAACAGAAAGCACTTCTGGATCAT GGGAAGAATATTGATCCTGTGAAATTGCAATTGGAAAAGGAGAGGCTGGAAAAAAGGCAGCAAGAAG AGAAAGCAAGGATTGAAGCCCAGGTGAAGGCTGCTGAAGCTGCTGCACAATTAAAGCTTGAGGAAGAAATGAGGATGAAGAGAGAGCAGGAAAGAGAGGCAGCACGCCTGGCACTACACATG ATGAAGAAGACCGTTGATATAGACAACAGTGATTTCCTAAAGGAGCTGGAGAACTTCAGCAAAACATGGCAGTCGACCCCCCCTGGCAAATTAATCGTAGATTTTGTCGATGGGATTGACCTGCCACCTGGGCTAGGGAGCCCACTGGAGAGGCTTGGCCTTTTCATGAAGAAAGATTTCGAGGAAGAGGCAGAACACGAAATGGAGGACAGTGTATCACCCTCGATGGATGTTGACATGGAGGAAGGAGAGATCAGCGGTGTCGGTAgcaactag
- the LOC133900082 gene encoding protein TPLATE-like, whose product MDLLIAQITTDLRSSDALRQSSALLQALQQCAAGRDVSALARTAATEILSAPSSAVCKRLALDLLRALPLPPDLLDPLLLSSLRSDLSFPDPDVAASSIASFPSLPSHLLPSLLSSAHADISAALSSPAESLRLAAVTSLSSLLPRDDLALMCSTNPSLMAHATTWWGRLAKLALDSADAVAASAFEALARLFQELDARRMSRLAGDKLVDGEGALAVRAQWAADAIDFIWSRRNMLIARSMVMPVESFRVTVYPLVHAAKMVASGALNTLWRIAKPGDTTIADNVESSAEKLVGVSDIVSHLLPFLSSLDPPLVFEVGINMLSLADVPGGKPEWASAAIIAILTLWDRQEFSSMRETIVRAVVTNLHLLDLGMQVSLFKRLLQMVRNLRAESDRMHALACICRTALCVDLFAKESVRRGQKPAPGTDVISLFEDVRVKEDLNSITSKSLFREELVASLVESCFQLSLPLPELKNSRTESRVIGALAYGTGYGALNWTEPALDVVEVCRPCVLWDCDGRSYAIDCYLKLLVRLCHIYDTRGGVKTIKAGASQDQILNETRLKNLQLQLIRGLREVHTPRILARMIWAISEHFDLEGLDPLLADDPEDPLNIIISNMHKILFNTDASATTSNRIQDVQAVLMCAQRLGARNARAGQLLTKELEEYRASSSADSVTKHQSRYVLQIIKYVTNHPDNRWVGVGDATGDYPFSHHKLTVQFSEASAAQDRKLEGLVHKAIRELWRPNPSQLTLLQTKGIGALHKELPKAFTLTGSSDPCYIEAYHLADPTDGRITLHLKILNLTELELNRVDILVGLSGALYYMDGFSRTVRHLRNLVSQDPVQSSVTVGVSHFEKCSLWVQVLYYPFYGSGGSADYEGDYVEEDSQMMRQKRSLRPELGEPVVLRCQPYKIPLTELLLPYECSPVEYFRLWPSLPAMVECTGTYTYEGSGFKATAAQQYDSSPFLSGLKSISSKPFQLVCSHFIRTVAGFQLCYAAKTWFGGFVGMMIFGASEVSRNVDLGDETTTMICKFVVRASDELITKEIESDLQGWLDDITDGAVEYMPEDEVKSAAAERLKISMERIALLKAAKPKVPPVKTEQEEEEERKQNEELDGFGNPKGPSTLSKLTAEEAEHRALQAAVLQEWHQLCKEKAMKAQ is encoded by the exons ATGGACCTCCTCATCGCGCAGATCACCACCGACCTTCGCTCCTCGGACGCGCTCCGGCAGTCGTCCGCGCTCCTGCAGGCCCTGCAGCAGTGCGCCGCGGGCCGCGACGTCTCCGCGCTCGCCCGCACCGCCGCCACCGAGATCCTGTCGGCGCCCTCCTCCGCCGTCTGCAAGCGCCTAGCGCTCGATCTCCTCCGCGCGCTCCCGCTGCCCCCGGACCTCCTCGAcccgctcctcctctcctccctccgctCCGACCTCTCATTCCCGGACCCCGAcgtcgccgcctcctccatAGCCTCGTTCCCCTCGCTGCCCTcccacctcctcccctccctcctctcctccgcccACGCCGACATCTCTGCCGCGCTATCGTCGCCCGCTGAGTCGCTGCGCCTCGCCGCCgtcacctctctctcctcccttctcccgCGCGATGACCTCGCGCTCATGTGCTCCACGAACCCCTCCCTCATGGCGCACGCCACCACGTGGTGGGGCCGCTTGGCCAAGCTTGCGCTGGACTCTGCAGACGCTGTGGCTGCCAGTGCATTTGAGGCGCTCGCACGGCTGTTCCAGGAGCTAGATGCGCGCCGTATGAGCCGGCTCGCAGGTGACAAGCTTGTTGATGGAGAGGGTGCCCTCGCAGTGCGCGCCCAGTGGGCGGCTGATGCCATTGACTTCATCTGGTCCCGGCGCAACATGCTCATTGCGCGCTCCATGGTGATGCCTGTTGAGAGCTTCCGAGTCACTGTGTACCCACTGGTGCACGCAGCGAAAATGGTTGCTTCTGGCGCACTGAACACACTGTGGCGGATTGCCAAGCCAGGTGACACTACCATAGCTGATAACGTGGAGTCGAGCGCTGAGAAGTTGGTGGGAGTTTCGGACATCGTCTCGCATTTGCTGCCTTTCCTTAGCTCACTGGACCCACCACTGGTGTTTGAGGTGGGGATCAATATGCTGTCGCTTGCGGATGTGCCAGGAGGCAAGCCAGAGTGGGCTTCAGCTGCCATTATAGCAATTCTGACACTATGGGACCGACAAGAGTTCTCGTCGATGAGGGAGACGATTGTCAGGGCTGTTGTGACCAATCTACATTTGCTGGATCTTGGAATGCAG GTGTCTCTGTTCAAAAGACTGCTTCAGATGGTGAGAAACTTGAGAGCAGAATCAGATCGTATGCATGCATTGGCATGCATTTGTCGGACTGCTCTTTGTGTTGATCTTTTTGCAAAGGAGAGTGTTCGAAGAGGTCAGAAGCCTGCTCCAGGAACAGATGTGATATCACTTTTTGAGGATGTAAGGGTGAAGGAGGATCTTAACAGCATAACAAGCAAAAGCTTGTTCAGAGAAGAGCTGGTGGCCTCCTTGGTCGAGAGTTGTTTCCAGCTATCTCTTCCACTACCTGAGCTGAAGAATTCCAGGACAGAGAGCAGAGTTATAGGAGCGTTAGCCTATGGAACTGGTTATGGTGCACTGAATTGGACTGAACCTGCTTTGGATGTGGTGGAAGTTTGCAGGCCATGTGTTCTTTGGGACTGCGATGGTCGTTCCTATGCAATTGACTGCTATCTGAAGTTGCTTGTAAGGCTTTGTCATATATATGACACTAGAGGTGGTGTGAAGACAATTAAAGCTGGTGCATCTCAAGATCAGATTCTGAATGAGACACGGCTTAAAAATTTGCAGCTACAGCTTATCAGGGGTCTTCGTGAG GTTCATACCCCACGAATATTAGCACGCATGATATGGGCAATTTCTGAACACTTCGATCTTGAAGGTCTGGATCCCCTTTTAGCTGATGACCCAGAGGATCCATTGAATATTATCATATCTAACATGCATAAGATATTATTCAACACCGATGCATCTGCCACTACCTCAAATAGGATACAAGATGTGCAGGCTGTCCTCATGTGTGCTCAACGTCTTGGAGCAAGGAATGCAAGAGCAGGCCAGCTTCTCACTAAAGAACTCGAAGAATATAGGGCAAGTAGTTCAGCCGATTCTGTCACCAAGCATCAGTCACGTTATGTTTTGCAAATAATAAAATACGTAACAAACCATCCAGATAACAG GTGGGTTGGTGTAGGTGATGCTACAGGAGATTACCCGTTTAGCCACCACAAACTTACTGTTCAATTTTCAGAGGCATCTGCTGCACAAGATAGAAAATTGGAGGGATTAGTTCATAAGGCCATTCGGGAGCTTTGGAGGCCGAATCCCAGTCAATTAACTCTCCTACAAACAAAGGGAATCGGTGCCTTGCATAAGGAGCTTCCAAAAGCCTTTACTTTGACTGGCAGCAGCGATCCATGCTACATCGAAGCATATCATTTGGCAGATCCAACCGATGGCAGAATCACCCTACATCTAAAG ATATTGAATTTGACTGAGCTGGAACTCAACAGGGTGGATATCCTAGTTGGCCTCTCTGGAGCACTCTATTATATGGATGGCTTCTCTCGCACCGTTCGGCACCTTCGGAATCTTGTTTCTCAG GATCCAGTCCAAAGTAGTGTGACTGTTGGAGTTTCACATTTTGAGAAATGCTCGCTCTGGGTTCAAGTCTTGTATTACCCATTTTACGGAAGTGGAGGATCTGCAGACTATGAAGGAGATTATGTGGAAGAGGATTCACAGATGATGAGACAGAAGCGCTCGCTTCGGCCAGAGCTTGGGGAGCCAGTTGTTTTGCGGTGCCAGCCATACAAGATCCCTCTCACCGAGCTTCTACTGCCATATGAATGCTCTCCAGTTGAGTATTTCCGGCTATGGCCTAGCCTGCCAGCCATGGTGGAGTGCACTGGCACATACACATACGAAGGCAGTGGTTTTAAGGCTACAGCTGCTCAGCAGTACGATAGTTCTCCTTTCCTCAGTGGATTGAAGTCAATTTCTTCAAAGCCCTTCCAACTAGTCTGCTCTCATTTCATCCGAACAGTAGCTGGATTCCAG TTGTGTTATGCTGCAAAGACTTGGTTTGGTGGGTTCGTGGGTATGATGATATTTGGTGCAAGCGAAGTCAGCCGAAACGTCGATCTGGGTGATGAGACCACCACAATGATCTGCAAATTCGTCGTGCGTGCTTCAGATGAATTGATCACAAAAGAGATTGAATCGGATCTTCAGGGCTGGCTGGATGACATCACTGATGGCGCCGTTGAATACATGCCCGAAGACGAGGTGAAGAGCGCAGCTGCTGAGCGGCTGAAGATCTCCATGGAGAGAATAGCCCTGCTCAAGGCAGCCAAACCGAAGGTGCCACCTGTGAAGACTgagcaagaagaggaagaggagaggaagcaGAATGAGGAGCTGGACGGATTCGGGAACCCCAAGGGCCCCTCGACGCTCTCCAAGCTCACAGCGGAGGAAGCCGAGCACCGCGCGCTCCAGGCGGCCGTGCTGCAGGAGTGGCACCAGCTGTGCAAGGAGAAAGCCATGAAAGCGCAGTGA